The Pseudomonas sp. MPC6 nucleotide sequence TCGGTGATCGCGTCGCGGTCAACCTGCCGCCCCACGCCTGCCTGTTGATGGAGGCCTGAGATGAGCGTCAGCAGCACTTCTCCCGCACTCAACCGCGCGCTGTTGCTCAGCCCGGTGGTTCTGACTTTGCTGGCGCTGATCGCCATTCCGCTCGGCATCATGGGCTACATCAGCCTGCTGCCGCGCAACGTCTATGGCGGAGTCGACTGGCAGGCCGACTGGCAATTGCACAGCTACGTGCAACTGTTTTTCCAGGAAGGGTTCGACGGTGAACTGGAGCTCAACTGGGTGTATGCCCAGGCGCTGTTGCGCTCGGTGTTTCAGGCCGGCGGCACCACGGTGTTGTGTTTCCTGTTCGGTTTTCCGGTGGCGCTGTGGATGTCGAGCCTGACCCCGCGTCGGCGCAACCTCATGGTGTTGCTGATCACCATTCCGTTCTGGACCAACCTGCTGATCCGCAACTACGCCTGGCTGATCATCCTGCGCGAGCATGGCTGGGTCGCCCAGAGCCTCAATGCGCTGTTCCCGCAAGCCGGCGGCATCACCCTGCTCTACAACGACTTCGCGGTCAGCGTCGGGCTGGTCTACAGCTTCCTGCCGTTCATGATTTTGCCGATCTACTCGACCCTGGAAAAACTCGACTGGCGCCTGGTGGAAGCCGCCTACGACCTGGGCGCCAATCGCTGGCACGCTCTGAAGCGGATCATCCTGCCGCTGTCGATGCCTGGGGTGATTGCCGGCGCGCTGCTGGTGTTCGTGCCAAGTCTTGGCGCCTTCATCACCCCGGCGATTCTCGGCGGCGGCAAGACCCTGATGATCGGCAACCTGATCCAGCAGCAGTTCGGCACCGCGCGCAACTGGCCGCTGGGCAGTTCGCTGTCGTTCCTGCTGCTGGGGATTCTGCTGCTGTCGCTGGTGCTGTACGCCCTCTATAGCCGCCGCGCCGCCAAAACACTTCGCCGGGGAGCCACCGCATGATCGCCCTGCACCTGAAAAAACTGCCCCTGACCCGGGAAGTCAGCCTGCTGATCCTGGCCTATCTGTACTTGCCGATCCTGGTGTTGATTGCTTACAGCTTCAACGCCAACCGCTCGGCGACGGTGTGGACCGAGTTTTCGTTCGCCTGGTACGGACGAATCCTGGCGAACCCGTCGATCCAGACCGCGGCGCTGAACTCGATCATCGTCGCCAGCATCGCCACGGTCTGCGCCACGGCCATAGCGTTGCTGGCGGCGCTGGCGACCTACCGGCCGTTCTATGGACAGAAAATGGTCGAGGGCGGGATCAACCTGCCGCTGATCCTGCCGGAGATCGTCACCGCCGTGGCGACCCTGCTGCTGTTCATGGCGCTGGGGATCAAGTTGGGCTTGCTGACAGTGATCGTCGCGCACATCGGCTTCTGCATTCCCTTCGCCTACCTGCCGATTCGCGCGCGGCTCAACGACCTGGACAAGAGCCTGCTGGAGGCGGCGAACGATCTGTACGCCAACCCCTGGCAGGTGTTTCGCCGGGTGACCCTGCCGCTGCTGTGGCCGGCGGTGTTGTCGGGTTCGGTGCTGGCGTTCGTGGTCAGTCTCGACGATTTCATCATGACCTTCTTCGTTGCCGGCCCGGGCTCCACGACCTTGCCGGTGTACATCTTCTCGGCGATCAAGGCCGGTGTGACCCCGGAGATCAACGCGATCTCGACCCTGATGCTGCTGATTTCCATCGTGCTGGTGGTGCTGGCCTTCTGGCTGGGACAGCGCGGCAAACACCAATGAGCCTGGAGCGTTCTCTAATGAAAAAAACAAAAAGCATGCGTTTCGCTGTTGCCGGTCTTGCCCTGAGTTGCTTCACGGTGTTCGCACAGGCCGCCGAGCCCAAGCAACTGTTCTTCTACAACTGGACCGACTACTACCCGGTCGAACTGCTGGCGAAGTTCGAAAAGGAAACCGGCATCAAGGTCACCATGGATGGCTACGACAGCAACGAAACCCTGCTGGCCAAGTTGCAGGCCGGCGGCGCGGCGTATGACGTGATCGTGCCGTCGCAGTCGATCATGCAAACCCTGATCAAGCAGGACTTGCTGCTGGCATTCGATGCCTCGAGCCTGCCCAACTTCCAGTACGTCAAACCGGCATTCCGCAACCCGAGCTTCGACCCCGGGCGCAAATTCTCGGCGCCGTACCTGTGGGGCACCACCGGGTTTTCCTATGACAGCGCGCGAGTGCCCGGTGGCCAGCTGGACGACTCGTGGAAAGAGTTCTTCGAACCGCGCAAGGAACTGCAAGGCCAACTCGCCGCCCTCGACACCTCCAGCAGCGTGATCAACGCCGCCAGCCATTACCTGAACGTCGATGAATGCAGCGAAAACCCGCAGGACGCCAAGCGCATCCTGGAACTGCTGCAAAAACAGAAACCCTTCCTGAAGATGTACAGCTCCGACAACACCGTCGACCGCATGGCGTCCGGTGAAGTGATCATGATGCAGAACTGGAACGGCTCCACCGCTCGGGCCACGTTGCAGAAGAGCACGATCAAGTATGTGTATCCCCGTGAAGGCCTGGCGATGTTCCAGGACAACTTCGCCGTACCGAAAAGCGCGCCGCACCCGGGCAACGCGAAGGTGTTCATCGACTGGATGATGAAACCGGAAAACGCCGCCGCCGTGTCCAACGCCATCGCCTACGCCAACGGCATCCAGAGCGACACCTTGATCGACGCCAAATGGCGGGTGATGGACGCCATCAACATGCCGGATGAATTCGCCTCGCGCCTGCGCCCGGAGAAAGAGTGCAGCAACAAGGCGCGGGAGTTGCAGGACCGGATCTGGGCGAAGCTCAAGGGTTAAGTGCCAGGCTTGAAACCGAGTCGCGGCCTTCGCGGGCAAGCCCGCTCCCACAGGTTTTTGTGCTGGAACAAAAATGGTGTGCCAACCGAGCCCCCTGTAGGAGCTGGCTTGCCAGCGAAGAGGCCCGTCCAGACAACACAAAATTCGCGAGCAGGTCGACAGGGTTGTCCACATTTTTTCTGTTCAACCCATACCCCCTGTAGGAGCGGGCTTGCTCGCGATGAGGCCCGTCCATACAACACAAAATTCGCGAGCAGGTCGACAGGGTTGTCCACATTTTTTCTGTTCAACCCATACCCCCTGTGGGAGCGGGCTTGCTCGCGAAGAGGCCCGGCCAAACACTACACAATTCGAGGTATGCAATGACCCACCCACGCTGGCTGCGCAATGTGCGCCCCTACGGCGCCCCCGCCGAAGACCTGCTTCTGGAAAACGGCCTGTTCAAAGCTCGGCGCCCGGCCACCAGCGCACCGCTGACCGCCACCGACATCGACGGCCAGAACCACCTCCTCACCCCGGCCCTGGTGGAAAGCCACGTCCACCTCGATAAAACCCTCTGGGGCCAGCCCTGGCGCCCCAACAGCGCCGGCCCGACCCTCAAGGACTACATCGCCAACGAACGCCGGGTACTGCGGGAAATCGACGCCCCGATTGCCCGACGGGCCGGCGCCCTGCTGGAAAACTGCATCGCCCGCGGGTCGCTGACCCTGCGCTGTCACGTCGATATCGACCCCGACTTCGGCCTGCGCCATGTCGACGCCATGCAGCAACTGCGCGAAACCTACCGCGACCTGATCGACCTGCAACTGGTGGTGTTCCCCCAAACCGGCCTGATCAGCCGCCCCGGCACTGCCGAGCTGATGCGCGAAGCCATGGCCCTGGGCGTGGAGAACGTCGGAGGCCTCGACCCCTGCGGCATCGACAACGACCCGATCGCCCAACTCGACTTCGTCTTCAAGCTGGCCAGCGAGTTCGATCGCGGCGTCGACATCCACCTGCATGACAAAGGTGAACTGGGCCTGTGGCAGATCGCGCTGATCGCCGACTACACCGAGCGTTTCGCGCGTCAGGGTCGGGTGATGATCAGTCATGCTTACTGCCTCGGGATGTTGCCGTGGAGTCAGGTCAAACCCGTGGCCGACCGTCTGGCGGCACTGAATATTTCATTGATGAGTTCGGCACCCGCCGACTGCGCGGTGCCACCGTTCCTCGCCCTGCGCGAAGCCGGGG carries:
- a CDS encoding ABC transporter permease, whose amino-acid sequence is MSVSSTSPALNRALLLSPVVLTLLALIAIPLGIMGYISLLPRNVYGGVDWQADWQLHSYVQLFFQEGFDGELELNWVYAQALLRSVFQAGGTTVLCFLFGFPVALWMSSLTPRRRNLMVLLITIPFWTNLLIRNYAWLIILREHGWVAQSLNALFPQAGGITLLYNDFAVSVGLVYSFLPFMILPIYSTLEKLDWRLVEAAYDLGANRWHALKRIILPLSMPGVIAGALLVFVPSLGAFITPAILGGGKTLMIGNLIQQQFGTARNWPLGSSLSFLLLGILLLSLVLYALYSRRAAKTLRRGATA
- a CDS encoding ABC transporter permease, with product MIALHLKKLPLTREVSLLILAYLYLPILVLIAYSFNANRSATVWTEFSFAWYGRILANPSIQTAALNSIIVASIATVCATAIALLAALATYRPFYGQKMVEGGINLPLILPEIVTAVATLLLFMALGIKLGLLTVIVAHIGFCIPFAYLPIRARLNDLDKSLLEAANDLYANPWQVFRRVTLPLLWPAVLSGSVLAFVVSLDDFIMTFFVAGPGSTTLPVYIFSAIKAGVTPEINAISTLMLLISIVLVVLAFWLGQRGKHQ
- a CDS encoding extracellular solute-binding protein, translated to MKKTKSMRFAVAGLALSCFTVFAQAAEPKQLFFYNWTDYYPVELLAKFEKETGIKVTMDGYDSNETLLAKLQAGGAAYDVIVPSQSIMQTLIKQDLLLAFDASSLPNFQYVKPAFRNPSFDPGRKFSAPYLWGTTGFSYDSARVPGGQLDDSWKEFFEPRKELQGQLAALDTSSSVINAASHYLNVDECSENPQDAKRILELLQKQKPFLKMYSSDNTVDRMASGEVIMMQNWNGSTARATLQKSTIKYVYPREGLAMFQDNFAVPKSAPHPGNAKVFIDWMMKPENAAAVSNAIAYANGIQSDTLIDAKWRVMDAINMPDEFASRLRPEKECSNKARELQDRIWAKLKG
- a CDS encoding amidohydrolase family protein, yielding MTHPRWLRNVRPYGAPAEDLLLENGLFKARRPATSAPLTATDIDGQNHLLTPALVESHVHLDKTLWGQPWRPNSAGPTLKDYIANERRVLREIDAPIARRAGALLENCIARGSLTLRCHVDIDPDFGLRHVDAMQQLRETYRDLIDLQLVVFPQTGLISRPGTAELMREAMALGVENVGGLDPCGIDNDPIAQLDFVFKLASEFDRGVDIHLHDKGELGLWQIALIADYTERFARQGRVMISHAYCLGMLPWSQVKPVADRLAALNISLMSSAPADCAVPPFLALREAGVNVCLGSDGIRDAWSPMGNGDMLERAMLLAFRFDLSKDEELAAAFEAATVNGARALGCKGYGLEIGHAADFLLLPVQTLGEAVVSRPVRQVYRAGRLIAAGGSLLDSRL